One window of the Marinilactibacillus sp. Marseille-P9653 genome contains the following:
- a CDS encoding rod shape-determining protein — MRWFNKKGIGIDLGTANTNVYVEGKGIAIGEPSVVAKDNTTGEVVSVGLDAQKMIGRTPGSIVAIRPMKDGVIADYDTTIAMMEYFISKGTGKKNSKPSVIVCVPGGGTEVEKRAIIDATKMAGASEAFLIEEPFAAAIGAGLPVNDPTGSMVVDIGGGTTDVATISLGGIVSSRTIKMAGDQMDISIIHYIRNKYNLLIGERTAESVKMELGCASIEAAKELGSTDIRGRDLLTGLPKTIEISAVDIAEAIQEVVDSIVVAVKGTLEDTSPEISADVIDRGIVLTGGGAMLKHLSEVIAEQTEVPVFVANDPLNCVAIGTGEALNHLDLYRKQSR; from the coding sequence GTGCGTTGGTTTAACAAAAAAGGAATTGGGATTGATTTAGGCACAGCGAATACAAATGTTTACGTAGAAGGAAAAGGTATCGCTATAGGAGAACCTTCCGTTGTTGCCAAAGATAATACAACAGGAGAAGTCGTTTCAGTAGGCCTAGACGCTCAGAAAATGATCGGCCGTACTCCTGGAAGTATTGTAGCCATCCGTCCAATGAAAGATGGCGTTATCGCAGATTACGATACAACGATCGCGATGATGGAATACTTTATTTCTAAAGGAACAGGCAAAAAAAATTCTAAGCCAAGTGTCATTGTATGTGTACCTGGTGGAGGAACTGAAGTAGAAAAAAGAGCCATTATTGATGCAACTAAAATGGCAGGCGCAAGTGAAGCATTCTTAATCGAAGAACCATTTGCTGCTGCAATCGGAGCAGGTTTACCAGTCAATGATCCTACCGGAAGCATGGTAGTAGATATCGGAGGCGGTACAACAGACGTTGCGACGATTTCACTGGGCGGTATCGTCAGTAGTCGTACAATTAAAATGGCTGGAGATCAGATGGATATTTCAATTATCCATTATATCCGTAATAAATATAATTTATTAATTGGAGAAAGAACAGCTGAATCAGTGAAAATGGAACTTGGTTGTGCTTCAATTGAAGCAGCAAAAGAACTAGGTTCTACAGATATCCGTGGTAGAGATTTATTGACAGGTTTACCAAAAACCATTGAAATCTCAGCTGTAGATATTGCTGAAGCTATTCAAGAAGTTGTAGACAGCATTGTCGTTGCTGTTAAAGGAACGCTTGAAGATACATCTCCAGAAATCTCAGCAGATGTTATTGACAGAGGAATCGTCTTGACAGGTGGAGGCGCAATGCTGAAACACCTAAGTGAAGTGATTGCAGAGCAAACTGAAGTACCAGTATTTGTTGCGAATGATCCATTGAACTGTGTTGCAATTGGTACTGGAGAAGCTTTAAATCATCTAGATCTTTACCGTAAGCAAAGCAGATAA
- a CDS encoding cold-shock protein yields MENGTVKWFNAEKGFGFIEREGADDVFVHFSAINEEGFKSLEEGQAVTFDIEEGARGPQAANVEKA; encoded by the coding sequence ATGGAAAATGGTACAGTAAAATGGTTTAACGCAGAAAAAGGTTTTGGCTTCATCGAACGTGAAGGTGCAGATGATGTATTCGTACACTTCTCAGCTATCAACGAAGAAGGATTCAAATCATTAGAAGAAGGACAAGCTGTAACTTTCGACATCGAAGAAGGCGCACGCGGACCTCAAGCTGCTAACGTAGAAAAAGCTTAA
- the radC gene encoding DNA repair protein RadC has translation MTVLTQKFVDVPEQSRPRERLNEYGAKALANHELLAILLRTGTRNLNVLQLSMNVFSEFDDLFSLRHVSVEELMRIQGIGKAKAIELVAAIELGGRVARASQIKEGTVTSSSYIGNLLQEELGGLHQEHVMAIYLNTKNEIIKKETVFKGSLNSSVAHPREIFRGAVKYAAARIIIAHNHPSGNPDPSEADISFTERMTKAGEMIGIDLLDHIIVGENSYISLKECGLI, from the coding sequence ATGACTGTCTTAACACAAAAATTTGTAGATGTACCGGAACAATCCAGACCAAGAGAGCGACTAAATGAATATGGTGCGAAGGCACTCGCGAACCATGAGCTGCTTGCCATACTCCTAAGAACGGGAACTAGAAATTTGAACGTGCTACAACTCAGTATGAATGTTTTCTCTGAGTTTGATGATTTGTTTTCTCTTCGTCATGTTAGTGTGGAAGAATTGATGAGAATCCAGGGGATTGGAAAAGCCAAGGCGATAGAGCTGGTTGCGGCAATTGAATTAGGTGGGCGGGTCGCAAGAGCTTCTCAGATCAAAGAAGGCACGGTGACTTCTAGTTCATATATAGGCAATCTGCTTCAAGAAGAATTAGGTGGATTGCATCAAGAGCACGTTATGGCAATCTATCTAAATACAAAAAACGAAATTATAAAAAAAGAAACGGTATTTAAAGGTAGTTTGAATAGCTCTGTTGCACATCCAAGAGAAATTTTTAGAGGTGCAGTGAAATATGCTGCGGCGAGAATTATTATAGCGCACAATCATCCTTCTGGAAATCCAGATCCTTCAGAAGCGGATATTTCTTTTACTGAAAGAATGACTAAAGCAGGCGAGATGATAGGGATCGACTTACTAGACCATATCATTGTTGGGGAAAATTCTTATATCAGTTTAAAAGAGTGTGGACTGATCTAA
- a CDS encoding HAD family phosphatase yields MSKVKAVIFDMDGLIFDTEKIYYQSNQSIADQIGLPFTYEFYERYVGASDKDFFAALHEEYKNQSLVEEFIQKSQIDIHESLLKTTIPKKKGLLELLEFLTDQQIEMVVASSTERSMVETLIKNAGIADYFIGVVGGNEVENSKPDPAIFLKAISLTVAEKEEAVVLEDSLNGVRAAHAANIPVLMVPDLLTPNEEAKDKATHIIEDLTKVIDYVKNKTK; encoded by the coding sequence ATGAGCAAAGTGAAAGCTGTCATATTTGATATGGACGGATTGATTTTTGATACAGAAAAAATTTATTATCAGTCCAACCAATCTATTGCAGATCAAATCGGTCTACCATTCACATATGAATTTTACGAAAGATATGTGGGTGCCAGTGATAAAGACTTTTTTGCAGCGTTACATGAAGAATATAAAAATCAATCTTTAGTTGAAGAATTTATTCAAAAAAGTCAAATTGATATTCATGAGTCCCTTTTAAAGACGACAATTCCTAAGAAAAAAGGATTGCTTGAATTACTGGAATTTCTGACTGATCAGCAGATTGAGATGGTTGTTGCTTCTTCCACTGAACGTAGTATGGTAGAAACTTTGATCAAAAATGCCGGAATTGCGGATTATTTCATTGGAGTTGTAGGTGGAAACGAAGTTGAGAATTCTAAGCCAGATCCTGCAATCTTTTTGAAAGCTATCAGTCTGACAGTAGCTGAAAAAGAAGAAGCTGTTGTCTTGGAAGACTCATTGAATGGTGTAAGAGCAGCACATGCTGCCAATATCCCAGTGTTGATGGTACCGGATTTACTCACTCCAAATGAAGAAGCCAAAGATAAAGCCACACATATTATTGAAGATTTAACTAAAGTGATCGATTATGTAAAAAATAAGACTAAATAA
- a CDS encoding valine--tRNA ligase yields the protein MTEEISMSKKYQPTEVEAGRYEQWIEKDLFKPSGDQKAEPYSIVIPPPNVTGKLHLGHAWDTTLQDIIIRQKRMQGFDTLWLPGMDHAGIATQAKVEEKLAQDGISRYDLGREKFLEKVWDWKEEYASNIRAQWAKVGISVDYSRERFTLDEGLNDAVKKVFVDLYNKGLIYRGEYIINWDPKAQTALSDIEVDHKDVNGAFYHMKYPLTDGSGEVEIATTRPETMLGDTAVAVHPEDDRYKDLIGKTLKLPLVGRELPIIADDYVEMDFGTGMVKITPAHDPNDFEVGNRHDLERINVMNNDGSMNDLAGEYAGMDRFEARKAIIKDLKEQGYLIKVEEMVHSVGHSERTGVVVEPRLSTQWFVKMDPLAKRTLDNQKTDDKVHFVPERFERSFSMWMENVHDWVISRQLWWGHRIPAWYHNETGEVYVSETEPEDSQNWTQDNDVLDTWFSSALWPFSTMGWPDKESSDFKRYYPNSTLVTGYDIIPFWVSRMIFQGLEFTDKSPFKHALIHGLIRDEQGRKMSKSLGNGIDPMEVIDKYGADALRWFLSNGSAPGQDVRFSYEKMDAAWNFINKIWNASRYVIMNLEDFDLKDMNLSGKQSIADKWILARLNETIAQVTDLFEKFEFGEGGRALYKFIWDDYCDWYIEMSKEILFNGSEEEKNSTRSILVHVLDQTLKLLHPVMPFVTEEIWENMPHSGESLVVAEYPQVNADFEDEEAVSNMNMLIELIRSIRTIRAEVNRPLSKKIDILVRAKSNKEKQFLTDNKSFIERFCNPEALTIDTTISVPDEVKTAVISGADIFLPLAGLVDVDEEIERLSKELDKWAQEIKRVEGKLSNQKFVANAPEKIVEEERAKESEYRARQVSVADQLEKLKALKGAE from the coding sequence ATGACAGAAGAAATCAGCATGTCAAAAAAGTATCAGCCTACTGAAGTAGAAGCCGGCAGATACGAACAATGGATTGAAAAAGATTTATTTAAGCCAAGTGGAGATCAAAAAGCAGAGCCTTATTCAATCGTAATTCCGCCTCCAAACGTTACCGGGAAATTACATTTAGGTCATGCTTGGGATACAACACTACAAGATATTATTATTCGTCAGAAAAGAATGCAGGGATTCGATACTTTATGGCTTCCAGGAATGGACCATGCGGGGATTGCTACCCAAGCTAAAGTAGAAGAAAAATTAGCACAAGATGGTATCTCTCGTTATGATCTGGGAAGAGAAAAATTCTTGGAAAAAGTATGGGACTGGAAAGAAGAATATGCGTCAAACATCAGAGCGCAATGGGCTAAAGTCGGGATTTCTGTTGATTATAGTCGGGAGCGATTTACGCTTGATGAAGGATTAAATGATGCTGTTAAAAAGGTCTTTGTCGATCTTTATAACAAAGGATTGATCTACCGTGGAGAATACATCATCAACTGGGATCCTAAAGCTCAAACAGCTTTGTCTGATATCGAAGTTGACCACAAAGATGTTAATGGTGCTTTCTATCATATGAAGTATCCTTTAACAGATGGTTCTGGAGAAGTTGAAATTGCAACGACGAGACCAGAAACGATGCTTGGCGATACGGCTGTTGCCGTACATCCAGAAGACGATCGCTATAAAGATTTAATCGGTAAAACACTTAAATTACCATTAGTAGGTAGAGAACTGCCAATCATTGCGGACGATTATGTTGAAATGGATTTTGGAACAGGTATGGTTAAAATTACACCAGCTCATGATCCAAATGACTTTGAAGTGGGTAATCGTCATGATCTAGAAAGAATCAATGTAATGAATAACGATGGTTCAATGAATGATTTAGCTGGGGAATATGCGGGAATGGATCGATTTGAAGCCCGTAAAGCGATCATCAAAGATTTAAAAGAGCAAGGATATCTGATTAAAGTAGAAGAAATGGTTCATAGTGTAGGACACTCTGAAAGAACAGGAGTCGTAGTTGAACCAAGACTATCTACTCAGTGGTTCGTAAAAATGGATCCTCTGGCTAAAAGAACACTTGATAACCAGAAAACAGATGATAAAGTACATTTCGTACCTGAGCGGTTTGAGAGATCATTTTCAATGTGGATGGAAAACGTCCATGACTGGGTTATATCAAGACAATTATGGTGGGGCCACCGTATACCAGCTTGGTATCACAATGAAACTGGTGAAGTATATGTTAGTGAAACAGAACCTGAAGATAGTCAAAACTGGACCCAAGATAATGATGTTCTAGATACTTGGTTTAGTTCAGCGCTATGGCCATTTTCTACAATGGGTTGGCCAGACAAAGAATCTTCTGACTTTAAACGTTATTATCCTAATAGTACACTTGTAACAGGTTATGATATTATACCTTTCTGGGTAAGTCGTATGATATTCCAGGGATTAGAATTTACAGACAAAAGTCCATTCAAGCATGCCTTGATTCACGGGTTAATTCGTGACGAGCAAGGAAGAAAAATGAGTAAGTCTTTAGGTAACGGGATTGATCCTATGGAAGTGATCGACAAGTACGGTGCAGATGCTTTACGCTGGTTCCTGTCGAATGGTTCAGCACCCGGTCAAGATGTCCGCTTTAGTTATGAAAAAATGGATGCCGCTTGGAATTTCATCAATAAAATCTGGAATGCCAGTCGATATGTCATCATGAACTTAGAAGACTTTGACTTAAAAGACATGAACTTAAGTGGTAAACAATCAATCGCTGATAAATGGATTTTAGCTAGATTGAATGAAACCATTGCACAGGTAACCGATCTCTTTGAGAAGTTTGAATTTGGAGAAGGTGGAAGAGCCCTTTATAAATTCATCTGGGATGATTATTGTGACTGGTATATTGAAATGAGTAAAGAAATTCTTTTCAATGGTTCAGAAGAAGAGAAAAACTCAACACGAAGCATTTTAGTGCATGTTCTAGATCAAACACTTAAGTTATTGCATCCAGTTATGCCATTCGTTACAGAAGAGATTTGGGAGAATATGCCACACTCTGGAGAGTCCCTAGTAGTTGCGGAGTATCCTCAAGTGAATGCTGACTTTGAAGACGAAGAAGCTGTTAGCAATATGAACATGCTGATCGAACTTATTCGATCTATCAGAACGATTCGAGCTGAAGTGAACCGTCCATTATCTAAAAAAATCGATATCTTAGTTCGTGCGAAATCAAATAAAGAAAAACAATTCTTGACAGATAATAAAAGTTTCATTGAAAGATTCTGTAATCCCGAAGCTTTAACAATCGATACAACGATATCAGTGCCTGATGAAGTGAAGACCGCAGTGATTTCAGGAGCAGATATTTTCTTGCCGCTTGCTGGATTAGTAGATGTTGATGAAGAAATCGAGCGTTTAAGCAAAGAACTGGACAAATGGGCACAAGAGATCAAACGGGTGGAAGGTAAATTATCAAACCAGAAGTTTGTTGCCAATGCACCTGAGAAAATTGTTGAAGAAGAAAGAGCAAAAGAAAGTGAATACAGAGCAAGACAAGTTTCTGTTGCAGACCAACTTGAAAAACTTAAAGCTTTAAAAGGAGCAGAGTAA
- the tpx gene encoding thiol peroxidase, producing MDVKMKGKPLTTNGEIPAKGSQAPAFTLKDLNDQSVSLEDYKGYVVLISTFPDINTSTCSRQTGKFNEMAGTLKDTKIISISSNTVEEQKDWCAAKSIDMDLLHDSERSFSKDYGLYVEEMDKTARAVLVLNRQGQVVYNEVVKEMSEDPNYEAAVAAAKHEEAEIS from the coding sequence ATGGATGTTAAAATGAAAGGTAAACCACTTACTACTAATGGAGAGATACCCGCTAAAGGGTCGCAAGCTCCAGCGTTCACTTTAAAAGATTTGAATGACCAATCAGTGTCACTTGAAGATTATAAAGGATATGTCGTTTTGATCAGTACGTTTCCGGACATTAACACAAGTACGTGTTCAAGACAGACCGGTAAATTTAATGAAATGGCAGGCACTTTGAAAGATACCAAAATTATTTCTATATCTTCAAACACAGTAGAAGAGCAAAAAGACTGGTGTGCTGCAAAATCAATCGATATGGATCTATTACATGATAGTGAAAGAAGTTTCTCTAAAGATTATGGACTTTATGTAGAAGAAATGGATAAAACTGCTCGAGCAGTTCTTGTGCTAAACAGACAAGGTCAAGTTGTCTATAATGAAGTCGTTAAAGAAATGTCTGAAGATCCAAATTATGAAGCAGCGGTTGCGGCTGCCAAACATGAAGAGGCAGAGATATCTTAA
- the thiI gene encoding tRNA uracil 4-sulfurtransferase ThiI translates to MITEVMARYGELSTKGKNRKLFIKQLGKNVAYVLNDFPALTIKANRDRLHIELNGEAYEEIVDRLKKVFGIQTISPVIKVDKTIEQANLAALYLLNQEYKDGKTFKITARRADHDWAYETNEVNQIIGQYITEAIPGIKVKMKNPDINIRVEIRLDGIFLSTDSIQGAGGLPGGTSGKGMLMISGGIDSPVAGYYALKRGIELEAVHFHSPPYTSPQALQKAKDLTGKLVEFTGPITFIEVPFTEIQETIKKYVPQGYMMTITRRMMLRLTDIIRAQRSGLAIINGESLGQVASQTLESMSVISEVTNTPVLRPLISMDKNDIIKIAEEIDTFDLSILPYEDCCTIFSPPKPRTKPKLSHVLENEAKIDIEGMIERAIVGISIEKIGLNQSKETDQKALFEDLL, encoded by the coding sequence ATGATTACAGAAGTTATGGCAAGGTATGGGGAACTATCAACTAAAGGTAAAAATCGCAAACTATTTATTAAGCAACTAGGTAAAAATGTAGCGTATGTATTAAATGACTTTCCAGCTCTTACGATTAAAGCGAATAGAGATCGATTGCATATTGAATTGAACGGAGAAGCATACGAAGAAATCGTAGATCGTTTGAAAAAAGTCTTTGGCATTCAAACCATTTCTCCTGTTATAAAAGTGGATAAAACCATTGAACAAGCTAATCTTGCGGCACTTTATTTACTCAACCAAGAGTATAAAGACGGAAAAACATTCAAGATTACTGCTAGAAGAGCCGATCATGACTGGGCGTATGAAACAAATGAAGTGAATCAAATCATTGGTCAGTATATTACAGAAGCTATACCTGGAATCAAAGTTAAAATGAAAAATCCAGATATCAATATCAGAGTTGAAATTAGATTGGATGGAATTTTCCTATCTACTGATTCGATTCAAGGAGCTGGTGGACTTCCGGGAGGTACAAGCGGAAAAGGAATGCTGATGATTTCTGGAGGAATTGATTCTCCGGTAGCAGGGTATTATGCTTTGAAAAGAGGGATAGAATTAGAAGCAGTCCACTTTCACAGCCCACCTTATACAAGCCCGCAGGCGCTCCAAAAAGCAAAAGACCTGACAGGGAAATTAGTTGAATTTACTGGACCCATTACATTTATTGAAGTGCCTTTCACTGAGATACAGGAAACCATTAAAAAATATGTACCTCAAGGTTATATGATGACCATAACGCGACGCATGATGTTGAGATTGACAGACATTATACGGGCACAGCGAAGTGGGTTAGCCATCATTAATGGAGAATCACTTGGACAAGTAGCTTCGCAGACTTTGGAAAGCATGTCTGTAATCTCAGAAGTAACCAATACACCGGTTCTTAGACCGTTGATTTCAATGGATAAGAATGACATCATCAAAATTGCAGAAGAAATCGATACTTTTGATCTATCCATTTTGCCTTATGAAGATTGCTGTACAATATTTTCACCGCCCAAACCGCGGACAAAGCCAAAGTTATCTCACGTACTGGAAAACGAAGCTAAAATAGACATTGAAGGAATGATTGAGAGAGCTATCGTAGGGATCTCTATTGAAAAAATCGGTCTGAATCAGTCAAAAGAAACAGATCAGAAAGCATTATTCGAAGACCTTCTGTAG
- a CDS encoding cysteine desulfurase family protein: MIYFDNSATTMIDSTVLETYNKVNQLYYGNPSSLHAIGETASGLLKQSRSLTADLLGVLPEEIFFTSGGTEGDNWTIKGTVIEKMSSGKHLITTQSEHPAVLETFKQLELLGWDVTYLPVNQYGVISLEDLRTALKNDTVLVSVMAVNNETGSIQPIEEIGRLLEAYPTVHFHVDAVQAIGKTDIKLGKTSRIDMAVFSGHKFHGPKGTGFVYIKNGRRVSPLLSGGGQESNARSGTENIPGIVSMAKALKILLESKEEKQLVMNQMMDMLKKDLSTRSKVTIFSPEIHAPHILCFGIKGIRGEVIVHALEKREIYVSTTSACSSKKQSESSSLIAMGIPKKQAETAIRVSLSEWNTEDEMTQFIDHFDEIYKGFNGIF; the protein is encoded by the coding sequence ATGATTTATTTCGATAATAGTGCGACGACCATGATAGATAGTACAGTTTTAGAGACATATAATAAAGTGAATCAACTTTATTATGGGAACCCTTCTAGTCTGCATGCAATAGGAGAAACAGCCTCTGGTCTACTTAAACAGTCCCGTAGTTTAACAGCAGATCTTTTGGGTGTTCTTCCGGAAGAAATCTTTTTTACTAGTGGTGGTACTGAAGGAGATAATTGGACCATCAAGGGTACAGTTATAGAGAAAATGTCATCCGGAAAGCACTTGATCACAACACAAAGTGAGCACCCAGCAGTGCTTGAAACGTTTAAACAACTGGAACTGCTAGGTTGGGATGTCACTTATCTTCCAGTAAATCAGTACGGTGTGATTTCGTTAGAAGACTTGAGAACTGCACTTAAAAACGATACGGTACTTGTTTCCGTTATGGCAGTAAATAATGAAACGGGGAGTATCCAACCGATAGAAGAAATCGGTAGACTACTCGAAGCTTATCCAACTGTTCACTTCCATGTTGATGCAGTGCAAGCAATTGGAAAAACGGATATCAAGTTAGGGAAGACTAGTCGAATCGATATGGCTGTATTTTCTGGACATAAATTTCATGGACCTAAAGGAACAGGATTTGTTTATATAAAGAATGGTAGAAGAGTATCGCCCCTTTTAAGCGGTGGAGGTCAAGAATCAAACGCAAGAAGCGGAACGGAAAATATTCCAGGAATTGTCTCTATGGCTAAAGCGTTAAAGATACTCTTGGAGTCAAAGGAAGAAAAGCAGCTCGTTATGAATCAGATGATGGATATGCTGAAAAAGGATCTAAGTACACGGAGTAAGGTTACGATATTTTCGCCGGAGATTCACGCTCCGCATATTCTGTGCTTTGGAATAAAAGGGATTAGAGGAGAAGTCATCGTGCACGCTCTGGAAAAACGAGAGATTTATGTATCGACTACAAGTGCTTGTTCCAGTAAAAAACAAAGTGAATCTAGTTCGTTGATTGCAATGGGGATTCCTAAAAAGCAAGCTGAAACGGCTATTAGAGTCAGTTTATCTGAATGGAATACAGAAGACGAGATGACGCAGTTTATTGACCACTTTGATGAGATATATAAAGGATTTAATGGGATTTTTTAG
- a CDS encoding septation ring formation regulator EzrA, with the protein MTLEIIVIILIVLIVALYITTYLVRKKHYKKIDELDIKKKALMEQFPTTKIQSIDKKSMTGQSQDTADELKKIWDLIETKQFPSIESLLFEAEQATDRYRFKKARTDQEAAEEKLVEVRLALKNLNDQLDELMQREEDNLKRIETIKKRYHSIRKDLLAKSFSFGRAVDALEDKLGTMESDFATFSHLTVTGDHEEANQLLKQLDETISEMEIYMVDIPVILEKIEEETKEQIQELESGYQSLKEEEYIFPDDSIKEALSLIHVKIESINKDISKLEITKAEEESAELDQKIDSVYDQLELEIESKSEVKELLNQIRKILLYLKEQNRNLLVEIDRLSQSYHLYRDEAEGAETVNESISEQEKLFMKINQNLTDKQIAFSEASEKLNGLFDELEELNEKQVEISSNLSDYRNSELEIKEDLEEMELAMREMKRYVESKNLPGLPQEYLEFFFYTTDHVQQLNQVLAKPRLDMNEVYKLHEMCEDDVDKLADKTDKLVDQAILSELVSQRLYRYKNEHSEVAETIRYSRSLFTEDYDYETSLKMVREKLESIEPGAYESVEKTYLKEKSFAQ; encoded by the coding sequence ATGACGTTAGAAATCATCGTGATCATTTTAATTGTTTTAATCGTTGCCCTGTACATAACTACTTATTTAGTCAGAAAGAAACATTACAAAAAAATTGACGAACTGGATATCAAGAAAAAAGCGTTGATGGAACAATTTCCAACAACTAAGATACAGTCGATAGATAAAAAAAGTATGACTGGACAATCTCAGGATACAGCAGATGAACTGAAAAAAATATGGGATCTTATTGAAACAAAACAGTTCCCATCTATTGAAAGCTTATTATTCGAAGCGGAGCAGGCAACAGATCGTTATCGCTTTAAAAAGGCGCGCACTGATCAAGAAGCTGCTGAAGAAAAACTGGTAGAAGTACGCCTGGCACTTAAAAATTTAAATGATCAATTAGATGAATTGATGCAACGAGAAGAAGATAATTTAAAAAGAATTGAAACCATCAAAAAAAGGTATCACAGTATTCGAAAAGATTTGCTTGCTAAGAGTTTTTCATTTGGGAGAGCGGTTGATGCGCTTGAAGATAAACTTGGGACAATGGAATCCGATTTTGCAACTTTTTCACATCTAACAGTAACTGGCGATCACGAAGAAGCGAATCAATTATTGAAACAATTGGATGAAACGATTAGCGAGATGGAAATTTACATGGTAGATATTCCAGTGATACTGGAGAAAATAGAAGAAGAAACAAAAGAACAAATCCAAGAATTGGAAAGTGGCTATCAGAGTTTGAAAGAAGAAGAGTACATCTTCCCTGATGATTCTATAAAAGAAGCACTTTCGCTGATTCACGTTAAAATAGAAAGTATCAACAAGGATATAAGTAAACTTGAGATCACTAAAGCGGAAGAAGAATCAGCCGAGTTAGATCAAAAAATCGATTCGGTTTATGATCAATTAGAGCTTGAAATTGAATCCAAGTCGGAAGTAAAAGAACTGCTGAATCAAATTAGAAAAATCCTTCTCTATTTAAAAGAACAGAATCGAAATTTGTTGGTTGAAATCGATCGTCTTTCTCAAAGTTATCATTTGTATCGAGATGAGGCTGAAGGTGCAGAAACTGTGAATGAAAGTATATCGGAACAAGAAAAATTGTTTATGAAAATCAACCAGAATCTAACAGATAAACAAATCGCTTTTTCTGAAGCTAGTGAAAAATTGAATGGCTTATTTGATGAATTAGAAGAACTGAACGAAAAACAGGTAGAAATTAGTTCGAATCTATCCGATTACCGTAATAGTGAGTTAGAAATTAAAGAAGATTTAGAAGAAATGGAATTGGCAATGCGAGAAATGAAGAGATATGTTGAAAGCAAAAACTTACCAGGATTGCCTCAGGAATATTTGGAATTTTTCTTCTACACAACGGATCATGTTCAACAATTAAATCAAGTGCTTGCTAAGCCGCGCTTAGACATGAACGAAGTCTACAAGCTTCATGAAATGTGCGAAGATGATGTAGACAAACTTGCAGATAAGACAGATAAGTTAGTTGATCAAGCGATTTTAAGCGAACTAGTTAGTCAAAGGTTGTATAGATACAAAAATGAGCATAGTGAAGTTGCAGAGACGATTCGTTATAGTCGTAGTTTGTTCACAGAAGATTACGATTATGAGACTTCTTTGAAGATGGTTCGAGAGAAACTTGAATCAATTGAACCAGGAGCTTATGAATCAGTAGAAAAAACCTATTTAAAAGAAAAAAGCTTTGCTCAATAA
- a CDS encoding GAF domain-containing protein: MMNKQLDALLTGESNLIANLSNASALLSDQLKDINWAGFYLWEEADQELVLGPFQGKVACVRISNGSGVCGTAFKEQKTYLVPDVHAFPGHIACDAASESEIVIPLTKDSVQIGVLDIDAPIKNRFSETDKEVLEEFAAVLVSHL; this comes from the coding sequence ATGATGAATAAGCAGCTAGATGCTTTACTAACTGGAGAAAGTAATCTAATCGCAAACTTAAGCAACGCTTCCGCGCTCTTGTCCGATCAACTAAAAGATATTAACTGGGCTGGATTCTATTTATGGGAAGAAGCTGATCAAGAACTTGTACTCGGACCATTCCAAGGTAAAGTAGCCTGCGTTAGAATTTCAAATGGATCTGGTGTTTGCGGAACAGCTTTCAAAGAACAAAAAACTTACTTGGTACCTGATGTCCATGCTTTCCCAGGCCATATCGCTTGTGATGCTGCAAGCGAATCTGAAATTGTGATACCACTGACCAAAGATTCTGTTCAAATCGGTGTGCTGGATATTGATGCGCCTATTAAAAACAGATTTTCTGAAACAGATAAAGAAGTTTTAGAAGAGTTTGCCGCAGTTTTGGTCTCTCATCTATAA